In Rutidosis leptorrhynchoides isolate AG116_Rl617_1_P2 chromosome 6, CSIRO_AGI_Rlap_v1, whole genome shotgun sequence, the DNA window aaatctaaTATCGATGTTGTTCCATTCCTTTTGCCATCACTTGATGTAAACACAATATCAGGTTAGAATGAAATTGTTTATGGTTACTTAATGTCAAGATAATTTGTATTGCCATTAGTTACTCTTATGTTAAGTTTTTAAGTTTGCATTTTTTAAAAACATTTATGCTGATTGTTTGATATCTATAACAGTAAATAACTGTTCTTTAAATACTATATTTTTACTACATGATGCAGAACCAGCTAATACGCAATTCAGAAGAACGTCATGTGGTACCATAGATGTTCCAACGAATCAGCCTAAAAAAGTAGTGTCAAATCAGCAGCAACAACATCTTCATGTTCGATCTAACAATAGAACAACAGATGCATCAGGTTTGTGTGATATagttaatatatcataagtatgtCGTGATGTGTGGTGATGTTCTTAATAACTCTATAAACATATGCAGCTTCTTCTAATATTGGAACACCAGTAAACAAGCGTCGAGGTAGACCCACTAAAGTGGTTACATTTTTAGAGAATGATGTGATACCTCTCAACACCAGAAATTCCTCAAACCCAGCAGATATAAGTAATGGTTCACATATTCAAACATTCAAGGGCATATCTACTGGTAACTAAAATTAACATTTATTTACAATGTTTATACTTTAAACTTTAGCCCAAAAAAATTGGTCAATTTATTTTAACAATGTACATACAATGGTAAGTTATCTAATTATTCTATTCGGGTGTTGAAtcttattaatatatcctaattTTTCTTATATAATACAGATTATAAAGACCTAGGAGACCCTGTATATGTATGTAATGCATGTAAGGCTAGATTATGGAAATCTGAGGCAAAGAGGGGTAACCCAACTTTCAAAAAAAGAGATTACTCTTTGTGTTGTTTTAGTGGGAAAGTTGAACTTCCTACCTTGGAACAACCACCCCAACTTCTTTTGGATCTTTATAAAGGAACTTCAGAAAAATCTAAGAATTTTGTTGAGAACATAAGACGTTATAACAACATGTTTAGCTTTACTTCAATGGGTGGCAAAATTGAACACAATATCAATTCAGGACGAGCTCCATATGTATACCGTATGTGTGGTCAGAATTTTCATTTAGCTGGTAGTTTACTTCCAGAACCAAGAATGGATCCTAGATTTTGCCAACTTTATATATACGACACTGCTAATGAAGTAGATCACCGAATCATTTAAACAGGTAGATTATTTTTTCAGTTTAATATTTTACGAAGTACTTTTTATTTGGCTTAacaattttagtttttttttttactcgtAATGCAGTTCTCGCGGCGGATCTAATTCTAAATCCAAGTCTGATTCACTTGACTTAGCAACTGTATACGAGCTCAAGGGTCTTCTTGATTTTGCCAACCCTTTAGTTGAACAGTTTCGTATGGCTAGAGATAGATTTGAACACGATCGACAACAACCTATAAGGATTAGATTAATTGGAAGAAGGGATAAAGATGGTCGTACATATAATCTACCAATAGCAGATGAAGTAGCTGCTTTGATTGTTGGTGATATTGACGGTACATTTGATAAACAGGACATTATATTGGAGACACGGTCAAAGAAGTTATGTATAAGTGAGTTGCATCCATCATACCTTGCTCTCCAATACCCTTTGTTATTTCCATATGCAGAAGATGGTTACATGGTCGACACGTATCATAGAGGGATAGAAACATGTGAAGATTTTA includes these proteins:
- the LOC139854320 gene encoding uncharacterized protein encodes the protein MSGRKRKLQTESNKENKISPKSNELSSSIIRGTTSKDSTSSLSNHSRATPSPNQQYYRTPLSCVTNIDCCNKFYKLINFRWTKFGTYITVTCYRKLIQWTSTPTKFFYYYSYLTVCELNYSNSYLFSSIPTNNTVFMYIKQGTNIEQSNAPRKAGTHWKSLFIKKKSNIDVVPFLLPSLDVNTISEPANTQFRRTSCGTIDVPTNQPKKVVSNQQQQHLHVRSNNRTTDASASSNIGTPVNKRRGRPTKVVTFLENDVIPLNTRNSSNPADISNGSHIQTFKGISTDYKDLGDPVYVCNACKARLWKSEAKRGNPTFKKRDYSLCCFSGKVELPTLEQPPQLLLDLYKGTSEKSKNFVENIRRYNNMFSFTSMGGKIEHNINSGRAPYVYRMCGQNFHLAGSLLPEPRMDPRFCQLYIYDTANEVDHRII